AACACACCACCCCCTCGCGTCCGTAACAAAACGCGAGAGACCCCACCCCTGTGGCCTCAAAACCTTCTCGCCTCGCCTCTCCTACccatcacctctctctctccttccctcgTCGGCGACGCACGCAGCCGAGCATCCACGCCACCGCCCCTccagccgcctccgccgtccggGTTGGCCGCCCATGGCGGCCACGGCAGATCCGCGGGCGAAGCCcctggcggcgccgtcgccgccgcaccacctcGAGCCGTGGGCGGCGCATCAgcctccaccgcaccgcatgcCCGTCCTCCCCGCGGTGGCCCCGCCCGCGGGTGGCGGGTGCGCGGCCGCCCGCGATCGCCGCCGACCGTCGTCGTCCCACCGGCGGGGCGGCGCTGCCCAGGCCGTCGTCGGGGAGGAGccgtgcggcggcgggatcGAGGCGCTCCGGGCCAGGCTCATGGGCCACCTGCGCGACGCAGCCGACCGGCTTCGCGTGCCCCAGCCTGGCCCTGCTTCTAGTCGGGGTTCCTCCCTGCCTCatcctcctccgctgccgccgaagGCCGCGAGCCCACCGCCCGAGATGGActccgagcccgagcccgagctccgcgcgccgcctccgcctcctcctcccccaccagCGGCCCCGCAgaagcagcaggagcagccacAGGCGGCAGACGCTGCCACGACCACGAGGCCGTGGAACCTGCGGGAGCggtcgcggcggcgcccggccccGAGGTCGTGGGCCGcgtcgccgtccccgccgccctcgtcgtcgtcgcggagGCGGCGCAAGCGGGCCCCGTTCTCCGTGTCCCTGACGGCGGAGGAGATCGAGGAGGACATCTACGCGCTGACCGGcgcccggccgcggcggcggccccgtaAGCGGCCGCGCGCCGTGCAGCGGCAGCTCGATGTAAGGCTAACTCCCCGAACTGCCCCTTCCCCCTTCCGAACCACTTtactttaattaattaattaattaatcgATTCAATTCCGCTGTTATTTTATCACCCGCTCGATACGCTTTAAGCTTGCTTATCACTATTAATATCCTGTATACTGACATAATTGTTGTGTGCAAGAATAATCCTCCTACCCCGCGATCCAAACCACTAACAAATCGCGTGCGCTGTGCCTGTGCAGTCGCTGTTCCCCGGGCTGTGGCTGACCGAGATCACCGCCGACGCGTACCGGGTGCCGGACGAGTAGCTCCTGCTCTTGCTCCTGCCGCCCCCCCCCCTGCCGTTGCCGGCGCCGCCAGTTTGAAGCTGCAACCTGCAACCCCAAGGCTAGGTCCAAGGAGGCCCATCCAACCACCTCGCGTCATCGCGTCGCAGTCTCGTCTCATCCCGCCGAATTTACAACTAAGGTCTACTCGAGCGGTCGAGCCCATCGAGCTAGCCGGTAGGTCCGCCCCCGTGCTTGTCGTATGCCCTCCCAAGTtttcccccctccctcccatccCAACCCCTCGTCATCTGGTGTTGTGTTGTACGTGCTCCATTCCCCTCACCTGCCTCTAGCAGTCTCCAGTCTGTACATACAGTGGTGTGCTTTTTGTGACTACTGCTCTTCTGCTAATTCATGAACAAGTTCCTGTACCTGCGCTGCCTGTTCTTACCGTTATCGTTCAGTGCCTGTTCTTACCGTTATCGTTCAGTGCCTGTTCCATTTCCTCTGCTTGCTTGGTAGCAGCAGCCACAGCCAACAGCACGAGCCGTGTGCCGGCCGGGGTCCTGCCTGCGGGCTTTTGTGCTGGCCCCGGCCCCGTGGATATTTGCATTGATCCGGTCTTGGTGCTTTCTTGGGGGCTACCCAACGCCTGTCGAGGCGGAGCGGACGCACCGGGGAGTTCGGGGTTGAGTggttgggccggcggccgggcgtGTTTGGATTCGTTGGACCCCTCTCTTCCGCCGCTGGGGACACGCCACgcaccaccacaccaccaccgccgcgcggTGAAGTGCAAGTGCAGCGCCGTCTATCATTGCTGGGGGCTAGCCGGGGATAGCTCGCCACCGACGGAAAAGGGGGGCCTGCAACTTTTCGGCGTCCTCTGTCTGACCCAATCATCATCAGGATAGCAGCAGTGCTCCATGGACTCGATCATGGCGGTGCACTGGCACTGCTACTGACCTACTGTGATGCGGCCTTGTTGACGTCCAGGTTTGTCGTGTCCCTTGCGTACCATGAAGCCGCCCCGGGGATGCGGCTCTGTCTGGGCATCTCGATCGATCGGTCTCTGTCTCCATGTGGACATGTGGTCGCATAGAGCGCGAACGGTCTCTGGCGGCCGTCCGTTGGGATGAAGCGGTGCATCGTATATATAACGCTGCTCACACACGAGTACACGAGGCACCCACTAATCACTATAGGGGCCTGATCGATCCGAGACGGGCGGCGCCAATCGCTCCAGCACACGCCTCACGGCCGCATCACGCCTGCCCGTGGCCAACTGCCAAGTGTCAAGTGTGCCATGTTAATGGAAGGAGGGACGCGCTGTTCCCCCGTACGGTGCCGACGTATACGATACCCGTTTCAGGTTCATCCGGTACGCTCGTCTCGTGCGTGGTCACAGGAAGGAAACCCGGTGGATGGAGGAGATGCGGCCCGGGTGGGACCCGCTTGTAAGGCTAACAAGCCCGCTTTCCACGGATACCGCACAGGCTTTAAAGTGGCAGGCCCCACCGAATCAGAATGGCCATGCAGTTCAAATCCAAGCGCGCACTTGCCCTCGCTCCAGAGACCGATAGATGAACTGATCCGACGGTCCAGATGAGGCACGTGGTATAGGACCCCGAACACCTAATTGGAGTGTTGAAGAAAAAACAATTAAACACATTTTACCACTCGTCGAATGGATTCGTCCACGTACGTGCTCGACAAAACGGCCAAACGTCCGATACACGTGCGACTCGACTATTTGCAGAACTGTACGGTCGGGTCGGGTCGAGCCGTTGCTAGGCGAGATAGAGTACATCGCTGTACATCCACGGCCGTAGCCGTACGAAAGTCACTTTTCCGGCGAGAGTGCCGATCGATTGCGTGACGTGCTAATCTCAACCTGCTGTGTAGACCACTACCGTAGATCGCAACCGGAAGCTAATAAtccagcctccgccgccgtcaccaTCGTCTCCTTTTGGATACGGCTTCTCTGTGTCTTTTGTTATCGGCAACGCCTTTCACATGCCGCGAAATTCATCAGGGCCTCACAGCTCGGCTCGGCCGGCCCCCCGTGGGGTTGCGACGTCGCCGTTCCGGCCACAGCGCGCGGCAGCGATGCGAAGCTGCGGCAGCGGGCGCAGGCAGGGCCATCCTGTGCACCGCGGGGCCGCGCGCGTCGCCGTCCGGCTCGGTCGGAGTGGCCCGGCGCACCACACCGATGCGTACCGGGGGAACGGTCAAAAGGCATGCGCTGATTCCCGGAGCGCCCCGCAGGTTTTCGTCTGGGAGAAAATCGGGGGTTGAGACTCATGCTAGGCTACGTGACTTGGGCCGCCAACGGGGAGTGGGTGGGTAGATATGGGCTCTGATTGTTATTCTAGGTTGGGCTTGGAATGTACAAGCATACAGGCTGGCTGCTGCTGGACTGCTGGCTGAAACCCTGAAATGCATTATGGGCTCTCAGAGGCCCAGTTCACCAGGACCGGTTGGTTGCTGTTCACGCCGTACTATTTGGAACTGTGCAGCGACACCGCGACAGTGTCATCGAACAGATTCTCCAGCGGAGGCACCGTTTGACACAATTCTCCAGGCATGCAGAAGTTCAGTAACACTGTGTACTATAGTCCATGGACTCCTACTGTATCGTAGCAGTGTGTCTCGAGCCTTGAATCTTGAGTCATCGGTTGCAGACTTGAGTTGCACGTCATCCTCGTCTTGCAGGTCGGGTCCATAAAAAGCCTGATTCATTTTGGAAAATTTGTGGCCACTAATAGCCTATGGGCCTTGTCGGGTCGACTTTTCGGGTTGGACTCGGACCgtccattattttttttaaaaactaaataaaattaattgtttggGCAGGCTCGAGCCAGCCCGATTGTTTGCGGGCTTGGTTTTCGCTTACCACACCCGGCCCAGCAGCTAGCGTGGGCGGGCTAGAACCTATCGGGCTCAGGTTGGGCCGGGCTTAAAATGCTCAGGTCTCTGCAGTCCTTCAGTTCAAACAAAGTGAAGGGAAGACATCTCGAGCTTTTGAAAGGGAGTTTGCATTAAATTCTTTATTTCGAATTTCtaatttgagaaaaaaagagagatgggACAGTGATGGGACACGTCAACGACGTGATACGCCGCTGCGGCACCCGCGCGCACTTCATCGAGGGAAAATTGGACCAAACCCTGTTTGTCCGTCCCCACAAGAGTGGGTGGGTCCACGGGACTCCCCTCTCGACTCTACAGACGCGAACTCGTCATCCGTCACGCGTGTCGGTACGCCGGAACCACCTTTTGCATCGTCGCTCGGTGCCTCGGTTGTTGTTGCCTGTTGGCCACTGCACTTCTGTTTTCTGCTTCCGAAACGTTCCATGGGATGGGATTACCTGCGGTCCACAGTGAACTCCGCACACACGCTCTCGGCTCCCGTTCATCGTTGCAAAAAACACATCTTGTGTTGTCATCTTAGAGGTGAAAGTGTAAAGTGCAATCGAAGTTTTACATTGTTCtttgagtaaattgcacccatcATACAACAACTTAACAGGTGGGTGCAAATTAGtccttgtaaaatgctcaatttagtacaataacttgataggtgggtgcaaattggtccaacaacttgtaaaatgcttaatttagtgcaataacttgGCAAATTGGTCCACCTACAGTCCAAACTCTACAACACAACATATTAAGCAAAGTAGATCGACATGTGAATTTTCTTCCGATcaataattctttttttttgtcaataaAAATTATTAATCATGACCAGCATGTTGCTTCTCAATTGTGTACATAACTTATTTGTTCATTACTTAAAATTGAATCAAATGTTAGAATTATGTCATAGGCATTACCGAAAAGACTAAAGTCCATAAGAGAGACTGAAAGAATCTTGATGTCGCCTAaagggggtgaataggcgtaaCCTGAAATCGTCGCCATTTAAAAGAAGTTTATCAGCGACTTGCGGATTATTCCGGAAATACTTCCAGAGATTCCGCAAGTTACAGAATCTCCGAAGAAATCTCCGGAATCTCCGAAAATAGGAGACACACGCCTTAAGCAGCGAAATAAAACTATCTACCTAAAAATTGAAACTTCCGGtctcattttatttagagaccaaCTAATATTCCAATACcatcatgtttttatttttacttCAATTTGCTTGTCACATATCACACATAACCATCATGGGATTCACATAAGATTCCTTATCATGACATTCATCTTTAACTCAAGCAATCTTGTAAATCATTGCTTGCTTTCCATGCTTAGATGAACAATATCATATACCACACTTGTTCTTTTTACTACATGAGCCATTTAGTACAATCTTTCCCACAAAGATTATTCATCAATAGCATTACACCTGCTCATAGACttaacaagttcattagaccTTTAATCATGTTATCATTCAACTCACCAAAAATCACTAGGGGTCTGGATGCtctttcaatctccccctttttggtgattgatgacaaccttGATTAAAACTTACAAAAGATATATCAATAAAGCTTTTGAGTGCTGAGATTTAGATAGAGCTCCCCCTCAACATATGCATAAATTTTTTTTCATCAAATTTGGTCTAAAATGCCAATATGCACATTTTCAAGACAAACATGGTACTCCCCCTAAATCTCAAGGGTGCAAAACAAGTGTGTGAACAAATAACACGTGATGCatgcaacaaatatttcatcaaacaaataaaataagagAAAGTGGTGCTGTCTGCCAGGTCAAAACCGGAACCTCCAGTTCTGAAAAATCGGAACTTCGTTTTCTACTTGACAGCACTGACCAAACACAATCATCAACCAATAAAACCACACTAACATGCAACATAGTCTTACAAAGCTTAAATATCTTCAACACACATAGTGGCACACATTACATTAATCCTCAAGTCCACAAGAGCTAAGATCGAATTTATTACAGGAGCTGTTGCATTCATCAGCCAGAAAACGGAACATCTGGTTCTGGAAAACCGGAACCTCCGTTTTTGCCGGACAGTCACTGACTGAAACTGGACCGAAGCTTTAATCATTCACTTCTTCTCCCCCTTTATCATCCATCACCACAAAGGATCATGGGGGCTTCTTTTAGCTTCTAGTCTTTAGTTGGACCAACATGGAGCTACCCATCACCATCATTGCCACTCGGGCCaccaaaaggaggaggaggaggattttgTGGAAATCCAAAGATCATTGAAGCAAGCTGATGTGCTGCATCTCCTGGGATATTTGGATCGACAGTGGAGGGCTGAGGAGTGGTTGTACCAAGAAAAGAGTCACCGGAAGAAGAACCACCACCACTGTTCATACCACCAAATGTGGGATTATAGTAGCCAAATGTTCTACCCCAATAATCAACGGATTGAGCATTCTCCCAATGCTGTTCAATTATCTTCGGCTCATTTTCTTAACCATCGGAACCAATAAGAGAGGGAGGATTGTTTGGCATGTTGAGCTCTTGCATTTGCTTGCGCCATAtggtgtcttttttttttctcttttgcctCTCCTTATGTAACTTGGTGTTTATAGAGTTGCACATGTCCGTAAAGAAGTTGAACATCTTGCGAAGTGGGGAGGGAGGCTTATACCTTCCTTGAGAGCCACTAGCACCATCTTGCATAGTGTGGTCCTTGCTGCCCTAGATGGTGCAACAGCGCTAGAAGGGGCACTGAAAGGAGAATGCACCTGACAGCAAATATGTTACTTGTTATAACATTTGGATTGCGGATGCAACAATTTGCCAAGTTATTCCACTAAATCGAACCTTTTATACTGTCAAGTTATCGTACTAGATTGAACATTTTACAAATTCATGAATCAATTTGCACGTACAAGTGCAATTTACTCTTGTTCTTTTAATAAAAAAGTTCTAGGCGTCGATGCCGGCGGCAGGGCACCAATCATGGCTTCTCAGGTTCAGGATCGGACCACACGGGCATGGTACAGTACGGGTGGAAAGCGCCAC
This sequence is a window from Setaria italica strain Yugu1 chromosome III, Setaria_italica_v2.0, whole genome shotgun sequence. Protein-coding genes within it:
- the LOC101777965 gene encoding protein enabled homolog, with product MAATADPRAKPLAAPSPPHHLEPWAAHQPPPHRMPVLPAVAPPAGGGCAAARDRRRPSSSHRRGGAAQAVVGEEPCGGGIEALRARLMGHLRDAADRLRVPQPGPASSRGSSLPHPPPLPPKAASPPPEMDSEPEPELRAPPPPPPPPPAAPQKQQEQPQAADAATTTRPWNLRERSRRRPAPRSWAASPSPPPSSSSRRRRKRAPFSVSLTAEEIEEDIYALTGARPRRRPRKRPRAVQRQLDSLFPGLWLTEITADAYRVPDE